GTATCTTGCAGACAATCATTTCAACCCGGGCAGGCAGAACAGGCCTGCGACTGGCCCTGGCCAGCGTCCTGGCCCTGGGGGTCGCGACTCCCACATTGGTCAATGCCGCGATGTTTTCGACGCCCGCGCCGCTTGGCCGCGTGCTGAGCGATGCTGCGCCCGAGCGCGTGCATGTGGCGCAGGCTGCCGATACGGCCCAGCTGATGGTCCGCCTGCAGCAGCTCGAAGAGCAGAACCGCCTGCTCAATGGCCAGATCGAGGGCCTGACTTTCCAGCTCACGCAGATGCAGGAACTGGTCAACCGCATGGCCGAAGACAATGAATTCCGCTTCCAGGCGCTGGAAGGCGGTGCGAGCCCAAAAACTGATGCGGCAACCCAAGCAGGCGGCGTGACGCAGCCTGAGGCGTTGCCGCAGGACCCGGCCAATACGGCAATGGACCCCGAAGGGGTGCCGATGACCGATATTCCCGAGCAGGGGGTGCAACCGCTCCCCGGCGAGATCGAGTTCGACCCCACCTTCACCGATGGCAGTGCCGCACCGATGGATGATCTGGGCAATTCCGCCGATCCGCTGGTGGGCACCGGCGCGACGGGCGGCGTTGACCTGGTGACCGGCGAGCCGCTCAATCTGGCCTATGACCCGGCGGCCGCCGATACCGGCGATGCCGATGCCGACGCCCAGTTTGCCGCCGGCTTTGAGGCGATCAGCACCGGCGATTATCCGTTTGCCGAGGATCAGTTCACCCAGTTCCTGGCGCTCTATCCGGACAATCCGCAGGCGACCGAAGCCGCCAACCTGCTGGGCGATGCCTTGCTCTACCGGCAGGCCTATAGCCAGGCGGCCGATGTGCTGCTCAATGCCTTCCAGAAGGCGCCGGACAATCCGCGCGCGCCGGACCTGCTGCTCAAGCTGGGCATGGCTTTGTCGGGGGCCGGCGAACGCGAAACCGCCTGCCGGACGCTGGCGGAAGTCGACAAGCGCTTTACCGCGCTGCCGGCCGTGTTCACCACTCGCCTGGCCGAGGAAAAAGCCCGGGCCGCATGCCCCCCCGGCTAGGAACCGACCTGTCGAGCCAGACCGGTCTTGCGGCGCTGTTTGCCCATGTGGCGACAGCGCCGGCCATTGGCCTGGCCGTTTCGGGCGGGGCGGACAGCCTCGCTCTGCTGCTGCTGGCGGCACGCTGGGCCGCCGGCCTGGCGCAGCCACCGCGCCTTGTCGTCTATTCGCTCGATCACGGCTTGCGACCCGAAGCCGGCGCTGAAGTCGCCATGGTGCTCGATGTCGCGCGCTCGCTCGGCGTTACGGCGCGCGGGCTGGTCTGGACCGGGGACAAGAAAGTGACCGGCCTGCAGGAGGCGGCGCGCCAGGCGCGCTACCGGCTGATCGGCGCGGCCATGCGGGACGATGGCGTCGGCGTGCTGCTGACGGCGCATCACCGACAGGACCAGGCCGAGACGGTGCTGATGCGGCTGGCGCATGGCAGCGGGGTCGAAGGCCTCAAGGGCATGGGCGCCATGGCCGAGATCGAGGGCGTGCTGGTGCATCGCCCCCTGCTCGACGTCGACCAGAGCGCTTTGCTGGACATCGTCGCGGCTGCCGGACTGGTGCCGGTGGCCGATCCATCAAATCTCGATCCCCATTACGAGCGCGTCCGCTGGCGTCAGGCCATGCCGGCTTTGGCCGAGCTGGGGCTTGATGCGGCGACGCTGGCGCAGTTTGCCGCCCGGATGGGCGAGGCGGATGCGGCCATTGCGCAGATGGCAGAGGCGGCCTTTGCCGAGATCGTGCGGCTGGATGGTTTCGGCGCGGCGTCTATCGCCCTGGCGACCTTTGCCGGGCTGTCGCCAGCGGTATCCACGCGGGTGCTGGGGCGGGTGCTCAATATCGTGGGTGGGCGGCAGAAGCCGCGGGCCCTGGGGCAGGTGGAGCGGCTGCGGCAGGCGATCTGCGGGCCGGGCCTTGATCGCGCCAGCACCGTGCTGGGTTGCGTCGTCCGGCTCAAGGGCGAGACCATCACCGTGGCGCGCGAGCCGGGACGGGCCCTGCCAGCCGACGCCATCCTGCTGCCGCATGGCGAACTGGTCTGGGACGAGCGCTTTCGCATCATCAATGGTTCTGACGAGGGCGGCCTGACCGCCAGCGTCGCCGACTATCTGCCGCGCCACCGGCTGGAAGCCTTTCTGGGTTTCAAGGTCACCGCGCCGGCCGAGGCCATTCGCACCGCGCCGATCGTGCGCGATGCTACCGGCGGCGTGCTGTCGCTGGGCGGCTGGTCGTTCGACGAGCGCATCAGTGTGCAGTTGCTGATCGACTGAGCCCGGGCCTGCCTTCGCCCCATGGCGCTGGCGCCCTGCCGGTCAGATGATGGGTGATGGGTGATAGACTTGGCGCCCTGGCATGACGTATTAACCCCGTCAGGATATTGTGACTGGACGGGGCGCCCAAAGCGCCGCAGGTCTGGCCCTTGTAACGCCCCATTGCCGGACTTACATTCGGCCCACTAACCGCGCCTCCTCGCGCGGTCCTTTCCGGGACAGGACTGATGAACGGAAACTTCCGCAACTTCGCCATCTGGCTGGTCATTCTCTTTATGCTGATGGGCCTGTTCCAGGTCTTCCAGTCGTCGACCCGCTCGGTTTCCGTTTCTGACAAGAGCTACAGCCAGTTCGTGAGTGATGTTGAGGCCGGCCGGGTCAACAGCGTCACCATCACCGACAATGTGGTGTCCGGTGCGCTGTCCGATGGGACGCGCTTTGAAACCGTGCTGCCAGCCGGCGCCGATATCATTTCACGCCTCGAGGCCAGCGACGTGTCGATCACGGCGCAGGCGCCCGAAACCAGCCCGTTCTGGACGGTGCTGCTCAGCTCCTGGCTCCCCTTTATCGTCATTATCGGCGTCTGGTTCTTCTTCATTCGCCAGATGCAGGGCGGCGGCAAGGGTGGCGCGATGGGCTTTGGCAAGTCGCGCGCCAAGCTGCTGACCGAATCAAGCGGCAAGGT
This sequence is a window from Devosia beringensis. Protein-coding genes within it:
- a CDS encoding tetratricopeptide repeat protein, which translates into the protein MQTIISTRAGRTGLRLALASVLALGVATPTLVNAAMFSTPAPLGRVLSDAAPERVHVAQAADTAQLMVRLQQLEEQNRLLNGQIEGLTFQLTQMQELVNRMAEDNEFRFQALEGGASPKTDAATQAGGVTQPEALPQDPANTAMDPEGVPMTDIPEQGVQPLPGEIEFDPTFTDGSAAPMDDLGNSADPLVGTGATGGVDLVTGEPLNLAYDPAAADTGDADADAQFAAGFEAISTGDYPFAEDQFTQFLALYPDNPQATEAANLLGDALLYRQAYSQAADVLLNAFQKAPDNPRAPDLLLKLGMALSGAGERETACRTLAEVDKRFTALPAVFTTRLAEEKARAACPPG
- the tilS gene encoding tRNA lysidine(34) synthetase TilS, producing MPPRLGTDLSSQTGLAALFAHVATAPAIGLAVSGGADSLALLLLAARWAAGLAQPPRLVVYSLDHGLRPEAGAEVAMVLDVARSLGVTARGLVWTGDKKVTGLQEAARQARYRLIGAAMRDDGVGVLLTAHHRQDQAETVLMRLAHGSGVEGLKGMGAMAEIEGVLVHRPLLDVDQSALLDIVAAAGLVPVADPSNLDPHYERVRWRQAMPALAELGLDAATLAQFAARMGEADAAIAQMAEAAFAEIVRLDGFGAASIALATFAGLSPAVSTRVLGRVLNIVGGRQKPRALGQVERLRQAICGPGLDRASTVLGCVVRLKGETITVAREPGRALPADAILLPHGELVWDERFRIINGSDEGGLTASVADYLPRHRLEAFLGFKVTAPAEAIRTAPIVRDATGGVLSLGGWSFDERISVQLLID